TGCTGGATGTGGTGAGTGGCAGGCAGCATCGGGCCAGGGGCGTGTGTGTGAGGCAGAACCGGGACTGAGcgtgccccctgcccccagcccgtCCCCGTAGCCCGGAAGCTGTCAGCCCGGGAGCAGCGGGACTGTGAGGTGATCGAGCGGCTCATCAAGTCCTACTTCCTCATCGTCAGGAAGAACATCCAGGACAGGTGAGctcgggagtggggtggggggtgtcaggACAGGTGTGTGTCTgggaacacacacagggcagagtGGGGAATGCAGCCACTCGGCTGGCCCAACACCCCTCCCCACAGTGTGCCCAAGGCGGTGATGCACTTCCTGGTGAACCATGTCAAGGACACACTGCAGAGTGAGCTGGTAGGGCAGCTCTACAAGTCCTCGCTGCTGGACGACCTGCTCACTGAATCTGAGGACATGGCCCAGCGCCGCAAGGAGGCAGCTGACATGCTCAAGGTGCctgccctgacccccccccccccagggtgtgCCCTCTGCCCCTGGCCTGCCCTGACTGCTGTCTCCCACAGGCCCTGCAGGGAGCCGGCCAGATCATCGCTGAGATCCGAGAGACTCACCTGTGGTGAGCGTCCCGCCCCCGCCCAGACTCTATTTATGACCCTGACCGGCTGGACACTGGCCCCACACCTGCCACTCGTGTAGTCCACAATAAATGGCTGTTTCTCAGGCTGACTGGCCAGCACAGCTGTGGTGATGCTTCCTTTGCACATGCCATGGGTGGCCCTGCCCTGCCTATGTCCCCTGCACTCGTGTGAACACACACTGCAGATCCTGGCATCCCAGCTCCAGAGCTTCAGCCACTGTCCCTGCTGTCCCCAAGAGCACAGCTGCTGCTGGCTCTGACAGCAGACATGCCAGGAGCCCCCAGTGTTCTTGCCCCTGCCTGTCTAGACTGACGCTGTGAAGCAGCCCCACACCCTTCTAGGGGGGCCCTGGGGGAGTGGGGCAGACAGGGTGGGGACATGGAGCAGCTGGAAGCGGCTCAAGAAGCTAGACCTCAGGAAGCCACTAGACCAAGGCTGGTTTATTCAGCAGCTGCGGGGAGGGGTGTGGAGGCCTCACCCCAGTTGCAGCCACTTGATGACGTAGACGTTCTTCTTGCCCACCCTGAGCAGCGAGAGTCCATTGCGCAGGATGTGCTGGCCCAACACCAGCACGCCCTCGGGATTGGTCACGGGCACGTGGTTGATGCTCACTCCGCCCTCTGTGATCATGCGGTacctgggggtggggtcagaggtcaGTATATTGTCTGTATACCCTGTCCCCCTCCGGGTCACCAGGCTGCTGGGGGGTGGGCAGTCACAGCAGAAGTGGTCTTGAGGGCAGGGTCTGGACCAATTGTAGTGGCCTCACCCCAGTGCTTGGAGGGCTGACCTGTGACCACCCCTACCCCAGATTCCCTGAGCCCCTACACCTCACCCACGTGGGCCGTCTGGGATGGCATTGGCCTTGCGGCAGGTGTCCAGGACACTGGTCCCTGGGTCCAGCACTAGCTCTGCGAAGGCGGCTTCCCTGAAGAGCTCCTTCAGCTCCTGGTCAGACATCACCTCCAGTGCGTCCACGCTGCTGTGGTACAGGGCCTGTGTGCACCTGTGACAGGGAACACTCAGCACCCGCCTGGGCCTGGCCTGGCCCCGGGGGATGGTGTGCAGCACATGATCCCCGTCCAGCCCTGGGAGCTCAGTATGCAGAGTAAGAGCCGCCCAGAacagatggatggacagacacTCACAACACATCCTCTTCCCACCAGGAAGTTCTGAGGAGGGGCCAAGTGCAAATATTACTATCCATCATTTCCAGGACGGAGTGAAACTGCCCAAGCGTCCTTCCAAACACAATGCTACTGAAGGAGAAATGAGCCTGCCCTCCACCACAAAGCCCCTGCCCCTGGGGGGACCCTGGCACAGCCCACCTCTTGGCGGAGTCCAGCCCCTCCTGGCCGTGTACCAGCTTGGTGACCTCGGCTGCCAGGCGCTTCTGGGGTCCCCGCTTCTCAGGCTCCTGGGCATGTAGCTGCATGATATGCTCAATCTCAGGCAGTGGCAGAAAAGTGAAGAGCTTTAGGTACCTGCCACGTGGAAAGTGCACGTGAGCCCATGACGCACCCACATTCCCACCAGACAGGAAATCGTCacacaacccccccacacacactctctcagagCCCTACCTGACAAGGACACCCTCCCAAACCCTCCCCCTCCACAGGGGACACTGTCCCCAACGGTCCACCAGACATGGATACCCTCCAACAGCCCCACCTAATAGGACCCTCCTACAGTACCACCTGACATAAGACACACTCTCACAGCCCCGGTAAAAGTggacacccccccacacctcAGCTGAAAGGGGGTACTGTCCTACAGCACCCACCTAACATGAGACACCCTCCCACAGGGACCCCATCCATAACAGGGGACACTGTCCCACAGCACCCCGACAGAAGACACCCTCACACTGCCCCACCTAACAGAGGATACCCTCCCGTAGTCCCACCGGCCTTTACTGACGGGACACCATCCCACAGCCCCAACTAATGGGACACACTCCCACAGACCCAGCAGACGGGACAATCTCCCACAGCCCCACTTAACATGGGACAGTCTCATTCAGCTGCCAGGACGGGACACCCTACCACACCACACCCTGAAGGGGAACACCTCACACAGACCTAACAGGGAACACCTTCCCACAACCTCAAACCTTACAATTTAAGTGGATAGGAGACACCCTCACACAGCCCCCATGAATACCACAGACCCACCTCACAGGGGATGTCCTCCCATAGCCTCAACTGACAGGGGACACCCTCCCACAGTCTCAACTGACAGGTGACAACCACATAGCCCAATCAGATAGGGGACACTCTCCCACAGTCCCACTTGAGGGGACACCCTCCCACAGCCTCAACTGAAAGGAGATAACTTCCCACAGGCACACATGATAGGAGACACTACCACAGCACCCCCTACAGAAAAACACCCTTAACACTGCCCCACCTAACAAAGGATACCCTCCCACAGGCCTACCTCCTGACGGGACACCCTCCCACAGCCtcaactgagagggggagaaccACCTACAGCCCCATGTGACAAAACTCTTCCACCACACCCTATGACTGGGACACCCACCCACAGCccctaccaccacccaacccaaaGACAGGAAACAATCTTCACAATTCCATCTGAGAGAGAACATCCTCCCACAGCCCCACCTGAAAGGAGACATCCTCACGCAGACCCAACTGATGGGACACCATCCCACAGCATCACCTCAGAGGGGATGCCCTCCCACAGCCCCCTCAACCACCAGAGCCTCCCCAATAGGGGACACCTTCAAATAGCCCCATCTGACAAGGGATACCCTAACACAGAGTCCCCAGACAGGGCACTCTTTTCCACAGTACCTGACGGGGACACCCTTACAGCCCCACTCGACGTGACAATACAACACAGCTCACCTGACCATGTATACCCTACTATAGCCCTATAGACAGGAGACACCCTCACACGGCCCCACCTCACAGCAGACACCCTTCCATAGCCTCAACTGAGAAGAGAAATCCTCCCGCAGCACCCCATGACAAGGGACATCCTAATTCAGCCTTAACTGATTGGGGACACCCTCACACAGCCTCAACTGACAGGGGACATCCTCCCCACATCCTGGCTTGATGGGACACCCTCACACAGGCCCCCCTAAACACTCCTGGcttccaggagtgatggattcagagtgcctgagccccaggaataaccctgtgGCAACAGGAAAACAACCATGtttgtggaggcagcaggaggcccTGGGTGCACACACACAGTGCTCTCAGCAGCCTTGGGCACTTGGGAGCTTCAGCCACACCCCACCCATGCCAAGCGACAGACAGGGTGTGAGCACAGACCACATGGCCCAGCCCAAGCAGGGAGCACAAAGGAGATGCCGCAGACTGGGATGGGGAAGCCAGGGTAAGCGTGAAGGccaagccacagcgataaccctggtggcattaaaaatAAAGCTGCCCAGGCCCCAGCGGGGTCAGCTGTTCACAAAGCCGGCATCGGTGGCCAGGCAGAGTAAAGAGCCACAGGCCTCATGGCCCTGGGTTCCAGACCAGGGCGCTCGAGCTCCCATCAGGTGACAGGCCAATGAGGCAGTGCCGGCCCCTGCGGGCTGAGGTGAGGTGCCCCACGGAAGAAGCGGGTGCCAGGGGGTGCTGCCCAGGCTGCAGCCACAGACCCTGGAGGTCTCCTTCCAGCCTCTGCATCCAGTGAAAGGCTATTCCCGGGACCCACAGAGGATTCTGGGAGGGGACAGCACACACTGGGCTGAGCAGCAGCTCCCTGGCTCCCTCGCAGGGACACCTCCCGCTTCCTGTGCTGCAGCCTCCCAACCAGGTGACAAGCTCCCTGCACCCACATCACAGGGCCTGGGGGCACGCTCGACCAGGCAACTCCACACCTGGCATCCCAGCCCACAGCCTCCCTCACTGAGCTCCAAGCAGCCTCAGCAGCCAGGAGCAGAAATGGCTCAGTGGGAAGAGCCGTGCCCTGTGTGGGGAGCCCAGGCCCTGGGCAGCTCAGGTgggggtgtctccctgtctctctccagctGTGTCAGTGGGGAGGCCTGGGCTATGAGACAAGCCCCTCAACCAGGTGACACCAGGCCTCCTCTCAGGCCCTGCCCCTCCCCGTGGGAAGGGGACTTCACGAGAGTCACCTGTGACCTGCCCTCCTCTCTGGAGTGAGACCCACACACTGCCCAAGACCATTCACAGCCAAAACacagggagctggggctggagacACAGCACAGGGGATCTGCAACCGGGTTCCaaacccagcaccaccgtcagccagggctcagcagggctctgggctatCTCATTAAGAGAAATAGTGGCCAGGTGGCAGCTCGCTCCATCAAGCACACCTGACCCCAATCTGAAGGCCAATGTtccaaaccccactccccacctgcaggagggaagcttcacgagctgagcagtgttacaggtgtctgattctccctctctatcccccccatcaagttctgtttctatccaacaaatgagatctataataaaaataaagaggcagccattaaaaaaacacacaatcaGCAAAAATCAGCAACTGATGTTGGAGGAGAAGAAACAGCAAGCTGAGCTCTGGGGGTGACAGCGTCCTCCACAGGGCCTGGGTCATCAGTTACCACAACCTTAGCAAACACAGACATTAAGGAAAGACAACAAAGAACCCAGAAGCACAGACACACATCTGAGGAATCGCCACATGGTGACACaggaacaaaaccaaaaatgaacaAGGGGCTACATCCAACAGAAAGGATTCTGTGTGGCCGGAGAAGCCATCACCAACACAGGCAACCTGCTCAACGGAAAGCTAACTGCCAGCCCACCCAATGCTCAGCAAGACATCCTGACTAGAACAGGTGGAGGACACCACGGAATGGAGACACCTCACAGGGCAGACAGAAACATAGAGTCCAGCAGAGTGCGGCATGCCCAGCCTCTCCTACCAGGAAACGCATGTCAGAGCCAGAGCTCCTCGCCGTGCGGGCCGTGTGCTCAGACAAGAAACAGGACCGAGGGTGGGCGGGGGTCTCTGTACCGCGGGTGGGCACCCAGCATCCACGGAAATTAAAAATTTGACCCTCAAATTAAACTGACCCCCAAATTAAAAATACACCTGCTGTGTGAGATGGCGACTCCACTTCTGGCTATCTGCCCACAATATAAAGCCAGTGATTAGGGTGCAGGCCAGCAGTATCTGAGTATCGGAGAAGTGCTTTTACCCAGGTGCCCAGCCATGGCTGACTGGGGAAGGCTGTGTACACTGTGGAAGATTACTCAGCCAAGAGGGTAAGACCTTGCATATGGCTACGAAACCGGAAAGGGCCCTACCAAGTCAAACATgaaggactgggaggtggtgcaccggttgagcgcacctgttgccatgcacagggacctgggttcaagcccctgctccgcagagggaaagcttcatgagcactgaagcagagctgcaggtgtctgtctccgtctccaccttccctctcaatttctatctctaccaactaaagaaaaagaaaaaaacaaaagaggaaaacaatGACCACTGAAGCAGTGAAGTTGtcctgcaggcaatgagccctcatgataactctgggggcaataacataataaaataacTGGAGAAATAGTAACTCTGGAGAAAGACATATGTCAGATGATCTCCCACATGTGGGAGAGGGGACTGAGAAACCACTGCCAAGAGGGGCGGCCCTACACACAGAGGTCATCGTGTCCTGGCTGGTGTGCCTGGGAACGTGCTCAGAGAGTGTGTGAGCCACACTGCCCCAACCCAAACAGCATTTCCATCAGCAGACTCTGCTCAGCACGGCCCAGCACCCACCTCTCCACCATGTTGTCTGGCTGCCTGAGGAAGAACTGATACAGTTCAAACGGGGACGTCCTCTCTCTGCTCAGCCACACGGCGTTGCCAGCGGACTTCCCCAGCTTCGCACCAGTGGTGCTTGTGATGAGAGGAACGGTGATGCCAAAGACATCTTCTCCCGTCATCCTGCAGAGAGGGGGTGCGGTGTGTCAGCAGCAGGACCTAAGGGGCTACTTCTACCAGAGACCCCACCCACATGCCTGTCCACCCCCAAGCCTGTGCCTCCTCATCCTGGCTGGAGCCCTGCTCATCTCCACCgagggtggtgctgggaatggaacctgggacctgagtctcaggcaggagagtcttttgcagaccctgtgctgtctccccagcccccctcttGTATTTTCTCCAGTGCACAAACTCAGCCCCAAGAGTGTGCCACACTGCCGAGCCACCTCTCAGTCCAACTTACTTTTCTTTTCATCTGaaagagacaccactgcactgctCATTCAGCACCCAGTGTGCCCCCACCCAGGGCTTTGGCACCTGCCATTCTGCATGACCACTGAAGCAGTGGCTCTGGGCCAAATGAACGGTGGGAGCCTCATCTCCAAGGGGTAaaaactggggtgggggcaggagggccAGAGTCCACTCACGGGGGGCTGAAGGCCTGAGCGGCCAAGCCACAGCCCTCCAAAGGCTGACCAGCCCTCAGCCCAGGTGCAAAGCCCTGAGGCTGAGCTCTGGTCCacgtgtgtttgtatgtgtgggaGGGGCGGTCTCAGGACAGCCTAGGCTCGGTTCTAGGTAGATGGGGGGGTAGGGTCCCCGGGGTCCCCAGATGCAGAGCCCAGTGGCCAGGCGCGGGTCCTGCGAGTGGGGAGTCCCTTGGCTCGAGTCCGGGTGGGTGGGGAGTTCCTGGGGCggcctgggtgggtggctggggtccTCAGGCTTACCGGCGCACGAAGTCGTGGCCGCAGGTGATGTTGCCCAGCTGGTCGGCGCCGCCCAGCTGCAGGCGGCAGCCGTAGGTGCGGAAGAGGTGGTAGAAGTCGTAGGCCTGCAGCACCGGGTAGAGGAACTCGGCCAGGCTCATGCCCGCCGGGCCCCGCAGCCGCTCCCGCGCGCTCGGCCGTCCCAGCAGCGCGCCCATGCGGAAGTGCGCGCCCGCGGCCGCCGCGAAGTCCAGCAGGCGCTGCTCGCCCAGCCAGGCCGCGTTGTCCAGCACCCGCAGGCTGCCCCAGGCGGCGCCCGGCGGCCCGAGCGCGCGGTGCCCCGCGTCCAGCGCCTCCAGCCCGGCGCGCAGACCCCGCGCATTGCGCTCCAGCTGCCCGGCGTCCAGCGCCGCGCGCTTCTCCCGCCGGCCGCTCGGGTCGCCCAGCCGCGCCGTGGAGCTGCCCACCAGCAGGATGGCGTGGTGGCCGGCGCGCTGCAGGTGGAAGAGGCCGAGCAACGCGGGCAAGTGGCCCACGTGCAGCGAGTCAGCCGTGGGGTCGAAGCCGCAGTAGGCCGTTAGCGGGGGCGCGCCGGGCGCCAGCA
This portion of the Erinaceus europaeus chromosome 7, mEriEur2.1, whole genome shotgun sequence genome encodes:
- the YARS2 gene encoding tyrosine--tRNA ligase, mitochondrial — protein: MAAPVLRRVLGRRWTPARPWRPAAAPGRRAACILAALQARGLLQTVFPEHGSRADLAELLAPGAPPLTAYCGFDPTADSLHVGHLPALLGLFHLQRAGHHAILLVGSSTARLGDPSGRREKRAALDAGQLERNARGLRAGLEALDAGHRALGPPGAAWGSLRVLDNAAWLGEQRLLDFAAAAGAHFRMGALLGRPSARERLRGPAGMSLAEFLYPVLQAYDFYHLFRTYGCRLQLGGADQLGNITCGHDFVRRMTGEDVFGITVPLITSTTGAKLGKSAGNAVWLSRERTSPFELYQFFLRQPDNMVERYLKLFTFLPLPEIEHIMQLHAQEPEKRGPQKRLAAEVTKLVHGQEGLDSAKRCTQALYHSSVDALEVMSDQELKELFREAAFAELVLDPGTSVLDTCRKANAIPDGPRGYRMITEGGVSINHVPVTNPEGVLVLGQHILRNGLSLLRVGKKNVYVIKWLQLG